The Candidatus Thermoplasmatota archaeon sequence CGCGGCGAACCGGAGCCGGCGCCTCGCCGGGGATGGGCTCCTCGCGCGACACGTACCGCCGGTTGTACATCTGGAAGGCCACGATCGTGAGGAGCCCCACCGCCGCGATGATGGCCCAGAACAGGCGCGGCTGCCCCGCGCGCGTGGCAAGCGCCCCGTAGAGGATGCCGCCCACGAGGGGGCCCGTGAAGAACCCAAGCGCGATGGGCAGGAACCCGAAGCTCTGGTAGACGGACTGGCGGTCCGCGGGCGCGATCTTGGAGACGTACGAGAGGAAGCCCGGGTGCGTGATGTACTCGCCGATCGTGTAGATGATCACGCCCACGACGGCAAGCGCGAAGACGTTCGAGAACCCAAGCGTCATGACGCCCACGCTGTACACGGCGATGCCCACCGTCATGAGCGCGATGGGCGCCATGCGGTCCTGCAGGGTCTTGCGGCTGGGCAGGAGGAGCGAAAGGACGAGGATGCCGCCGCCCGTGAGGATGATCACGAGCGGGTTGATCGCCTGGAACAACGGCACGTTGAAGCCGTCGGGGAGGGCGACGAAGTCCTGGAGGTAGCGAAGCAGGAAGGTGAAGTTCATCGCGTAGAGGAACCAGAAGCCGCTGTAGATCGCAACGAGCAGGACGTACGGGCGGTCGACGAGGATCTCGGCGAGCTTGCGGAACTGGCGCAGCGCGTCCACGTCGCGCTGGGGCGGCTGCGGGTTGCGGTAGGCAAGAAGCGTCAGGACGAGGCTCAGGCCGATGACGGCGCCGGTGAAGGCGAACGCCTGCAGGTAGTTGCCAAAGTACAGGCCGATCACAAGCGGCCCCGCGAAGGCGCCGAGGTTGATGGCCCAATAGAAGATGGCAAACGCGCGGTTGCGCGTCTCGGGCCGGGTGATGTGCCCGATCGTGGCGACGGGGATGGGCTTGAACAATCCTGCGCCCACGCCCCAGAGGATGACGGCGGCGAGGATGCCTTCCACCGACGTCGAGGAGGCGAGGATGCCAAGGCCGATGCCGTACAGCACAAACGCAAGCGCAAGCGCCGGCCGGTACCCGAACTTCTCGGAGAGCGGGCTCGACAGGAGCGGAACGATGTACGGAAGCGGCAGGAGCAAGGCGGCGATGCCGCCGATCTGCTCGTCCGTGAAGCCAAGCTGGTTCAGGTGGATCGCAAAGACCGCAAGCGCGCCGTACCACGCCGCCCGTTCCAGCAGCTCCACGCCGTTGATGACCCAGAACTGGCGGGTGAAGCTCGAGAGGCTCGCGTGGGCCGTGGGCGTTGCCGGAGCCGTTGCCGACATGGGCCGCGCGTAGCCCGTCCGGTCACAAAGGCGTTGCGGTGGAGGCGCCTGCCGCGGGGCCTCACGCGCGGTTCCGCTTATAAGGCGCTTGTCCCTGAACGCCTATTCTTGCGCGCACGGACGAGCCAGTGGGGATGTCCATGGCCTACGAATTCCGCTCCGACCGCGAGCACGTGACGAAGACCGCGCGAGGACCCGGCGGCCGCGTGACGGGCGACCGGCCCGACCAGGAGGTGCGCGAGGAGGTGCGAGGACAGGCCGACGCCGCGCCCCGCCGGGTCAAGGCGCCGCCGGAGGCGGGGTCGCCCTCGCTGGGCGGCGGCGCCAAGGGCGCGCTGCGACGACGCTCTCGCATGGAGAAGGGCCGCCGGGGCAAACGCGAGGAGCCAAACCTCCTCGAGCGCATCGGTCTCTCCGCGCGAGGCAGCACGACCTCCGCGCAGGAGCAGGAGCCCTCGCGCGGAGAG is a genomic window containing:
- a CDS encoding MFS transporter; protein product: MSATAPATPTAHASLSSFTRQFWVINGVELLERAAWYGALAVFAIHLNQLGFTDEQIGGIAALLLPLPYIVPLLSSPLSEKFGYRPALALAFVLYGIGLGILASSTSVEGILAAVILWGVGAGLFKPIPVATIGHITRPETRNRAFAIFYWAINLGAFAGPLVIGLYFGNYLQAFAFTGAVIGLSLVLTLLAYRNPQPPQRDVDALRQFRKLAEILVDRPYVLLVAIYSGFWFLYAMNFTFLLRYLQDFVALPDGFNVPLFQAINPLVIILTGGGILVLSLLLPSRKTLQDRMAPIALMTVGIAVYSVGVMTLGFSNVFALAVVGVIIYTIGEYITHPGFLSYVSKIAPADRQSVYQSFGFLPIALGFFTGPLVGGILYGALATRAGQPRLFWAIIAAVGLLTIVAFQMYNRRYVSREEPIPGEAPAPVRRAPATNVFAGRAAMGGVLLLVPVLLAAGAFSGTTPFVSRGADGDDLPPGDLRLTTLSLRAIEDYTAEGRASRVEVSLPEEASGNVSFRLRWRDEPPGAFPGSQNAPDTFRLRVTDPSGATFESEPRANPPAGEGTIVLTLPPQERAGGTYAVEIAAEACGDTALSGGLGPALAPDNGNAWALETTYQAPAPMEETA